One part of the Pseudomonas sp. MYb118 genome encodes these proteins:
- a CDS encoding flagellar hook-associated protein 3 — translation MRISTAQFYETTAANYQKNFANVVKSSEEASSLVRVNTAADDPVGASRLLQLGQQASMLDQYAANTNTIKATLGQAESVLNSINNVLQRAKELAIGANNSGYTDADRQANASELGQIEEQLLSLMNTQDENGKYIFGGSKGDTVPFTRNSDGTYTYNGDQSTLNLPVGDSMSMATNSTGWELFQQAINTARTQVTGSMNDGLVTLSNGQVNSNVTYNNKFRGGEPYTIEFVSGTQLRITDGLGNDVTNEASQNGVITTGTNQSFSFRGIDLNLNFNDPNAPLAGRSFSLESKPDTFNVSRAPGNPGPVQATGTRITDPAAYKASFPNGSAVLKFTSATTFDLYAAPITADSRPVSSGTMVGNTATASGVEFTLNNTAADPLQNGDQFNIAVNTHETQNILDTVSQLKTALNTPTTGNAVAAQQQQAAMTAGLGNLASGIDQVSAGLSSIGGRGSALDTQSDTNQALVLANAQTQSTIRDSDPAEVMTRLTLQQTMLQASQLAFSKIAQLGLFNKV, via the coding sequence ATGCGCATTTCTACCGCCCAGTTTTACGAGACCACGGCTGCCAACTATCAGAAGAATTTCGCCAACGTGGTCAAGAGCAGCGAAGAGGCCAGCAGCCTCGTACGCGTCAACACCGCCGCCGATGATCCGGTCGGCGCTTCGCGTCTGCTGCAATTGGGCCAGCAGGCGTCGATGCTCGATCAGTACGCGGCCAACACCAACACCATCAAGGCGACCCTGGGTCAGGCCGAGTCGGTGTTGAACAGCATCAACAACGTGCTGCAACGCGCCAAGGAACTGGCCATCGGTGCCAACAACTCCGGCTACACCGACGCCGACCGTCAGGCCAACGCTTCGGAGCTGGGCCAGATCGAAGAGCAGCTGTTGAGCCTGATGAACACTCAGGATGAAAACGGCAAATACATCTTCGGCGGCTCCAAGGGCGACACCGTTCCGTTCACCCGCAACTCCGACGGTACCTACACCTACAACGGCGACCAGTCGACGTTGAACCTGCCCGTGGGCGACAGCATGTCGATGGCCACCAACAGCACCGGTTGGGAGCTGTTCCAGCAAGCCATCAACACCGCCCGCACCCAGGTGACCGGTTCGATGAATGACGGTCTGGTGACCCTGTCCAATGGTCAGGTGAACTCGAACGTGACGTACAACAACAAATTCCGTGGTGGCGAGCCTTACACCATCGAGTTTGTCAGCGGCACCCAGTTGCGAATCACTGACGGCCTGGGTAACGACGTGACCAACGAAGCCTCGCAGAATGGCGTGATCACCACCGGCACCAATCAGAGCTTCAGCTTCCGTGGCATCGACCTGAACCTGAACTTCAACGACCCTAACGCGCCATTGGCCGGTCGTTCGTTCTCGCTGGAGTCCAAGCCGGACACCTTCAACGTTTCCCGCGCGCCCGGCAACCCGGGCCCGGTACAGGCCACCGGTACCCGGATCACCGATCCGGCGGCGTACAAGGCCAGCTTCCCGAATGGCTCCGCGGTGCTCAAGTTCACCAGCGCTACCACGTTCGATCTGTACGCGGCGCCGATCACTGCCGACAGCCGCCCGGTTTCCAGCGGCACCATGGTTGGCAATACCGCCACCGCCTCCGGTGTGGAGTTCACCTTGAACAACACCGCTGCCGATCCGCTGCAAAATGGTGACCAGTTCAACATTGCGGTCAACACCCACGAGACCCAGAACATCCTGGACACCGTGAGCCAGTTGAAAACCGCGCTGAACACGCCGACCACCGGCAACGCCGTCGCTGCCCAGCAGCAACAGGCAGCGATGACCGCAGGCCTGGGCAACCTCGCCAGCGGCATCGACCAGGTGTCTGCCGGCTTGAGCTCGATCGGTGGTCGTGGTTCGGCACTCGATACCCAGAGCGACACCAACCAGGCACTGGTACTGGCGAACGCTCAGACTCAATCGACGATCCGTGATTCGGACCCGGCTGAGGTGATGACTCGCCTGACCCTGCAGCAAACCATGTTGCAGGCCTCGCAGTTGGCGTTCAGCAAAATCGCGCAATTGGGCCTGTTCAACAAGGTCTGA